Proteins encoded together in one Mercenaria mercenaria strain notata chromosome 18, MADL_Memer_1, whole genome shotgun sequence window:
- the LOC128550815 gene encoding rab3 GTPase-activating protein catalytic subunit-like, with product MAADDDAEVFEITDFTTASEWERFISRVEEILHEWKLVSSPPRLPAPKGAYTNGTWEEKTEELTFANFKFSLTHSWLKSKDEKTEKSAEKESGEEDDDNDREITPTVYGDLMNMDNDFPSRAHCICRWYGLQDFVTLSPANNTEAVLGESKAKLLLSSVNIALTDAGCCVPIFVQIHQKWRRLYQGTCVLPGSNIEFGMVHLKRIPAQYNHLAGLLDVFKSKLGSVADPRPPVSVAVRFLYGLYDWVNSPWTQALPVRSSKVRKLNDYDDEVGCSGFDQLPFGACEDPVSALSLYCTWPSLSEDMIVENQVYSDLDPLQAPLWSVRIQMTEDPQCLLATTTLTTETTIFK from the exons ATGGCAGCTGATGAT GATGCTGAGGTGTTTGAGATCACAGATTTCACAACAGCATCAGAATGGGAAAG atttaTATCTCGAGTAGAAGAGATACTACATGAATGGAAACTGGTGAGCTCTCCACCTAGACTGCCAGCTCCAAAG gGAGCTTACACAAATGGCACATGGGAAGAAAAGACAGAAGAGCTGACATTTGCCAATTTCAAGTTCTCTCTAACACACAGTTGGTTAAAATCAAAGGATGAAAAGACTGAGAAGTCTGCAGAGAAAGAGAGTGGAGAGGAAGATGATGACAATGATAGAG AGATAACCCCAACTGTGTATGGAGATTTAATGAACATGGACAATGATTTCCCATCCAGAGCTCATTGTATATGTAGATG GTATGGACTACAAGACTTTGTGACACTGAGTCCTGCCAACAATACTGAAGCAGTTCTAGGAGAAAGTAAAGCCAAACTGTTACTCTCTTCTGTAAACATTGCATTAACAGATGCAGGATG CTGTGTACCAATTTTTGTACAAATACACCAGAAGTGGAGACGATTATACCAAGGAACCTGTGTGTTGCCAGGCTCTAATATAGAATTTGGTATGGTACATTTAAAGAGGATTCCAGCCCAGTATAATCATCTAGCTGGACTACTGGATGTCTTTAAGTCTAAACTG GGTTCTGTTGCTGATCCACGGCCACCAGTGTCTGTTGCTGTCAGGTTCCTTTATGGACTGTATGACTGGGTTAACTCCCCTTGGACACAAGCACTTCCAG TTCGTAGCAGTAAAGTCAGAAAACTAAATG ATTACGATGATGAGGTTGGATGTTCTGGGTTTGATCAGCTGCCATTTGGAGCTTGTGAAGATCCTGTCag TGCATTGAGTTTATACTGCACATGGCCAAGTCTGTCAGAGGATATGATTGTAGAAAATCAAGTTTATTC tgaccttgacccattGCAAGCTCCACTTTGGTCAGTTAGAATACAGATGACAGAGGATCCACAATGTCTCCTAg CAACAACAACActaacaacagaaacaacaataTTTAAATGA